A genome region from Phaeobacter sp. A36a-5a includes the following:
- a CDS encoding SlyX family protein — protein sequence MQHLEEQIAHLTRTVDELSDVVNRQQSEIDRLTHRVAMLFQREASREQDGGGGVVIGDERPPHY from the coding sequence ATGCAACATCTCGAAGAACAGATCGCCCACCTGACGCGCACCGTCGATGAGCTGAGCGATGTGGTCAACCGGCAGCAATCCGAGATTGACCGGCTGACCCATCGTGTCGCCATGCTGTTTCAGCGGGAAGCTTCACGCGAGCAGGACGGTGGCGGCGGGGTTGTCATTGGCGACGAACGTCCTCCGCATTATTGA
- a CDS encoding ATP phosphoribosyltransferase regulatory subunit: MGDRLSALSLAARLRMSFEAAGARVVEPPFLQPAETLLDLYGEDIRARAYVTSDALRGEQMLRPDFTVPVVQMHMSHGAEPARYTYAGDVFRRQEHDEDRANEYLQVGYEVFERNDAAGSDAEVFALIALQLRDLPVRAATGDIGILMAAVEGLNTTRLRKAALMRHIWRPRRFRAMLDQFAGRVPVAESRRKLLSTEGVLTGQVPAIGKRRPAEVDARVDALRADAAAPPIAENELAALEALMAVRETIPYASEQLRDIAVDLPAINPALDRLDARTAAMKARGIDVDSLDFEASYGRTSMEYYDGFVFGFYADARPDLPVIASGGRYDALTRQLGQGAEIPAVGGVVRPDLMLLLEGAQS, encoded by the coding sequence ATGGGGGATCGTCTGAGCGCTCTGTCGCTGGCCGCGCGGCTGCGCATGAGTTTCGAGGCCGCCGGGGCAAGGGTGGTCGAGCCGCCATTTCTACAGCCTGCCGAAACGCTGCTGGATCTATATGGCGAGGACATTCGCGCCCGTGCCTATGTGACCTCCGATGCGCTGCGCGGGGAACAGATGCTGCGCCCCGATTTCACCGTGCCGGTGGTGCAGATGCACATGAGCCATGGCGCCGAACCGGCGCGTTACACCTATGCGGGCGATGTGTTCCGCCGTCAGGAACATGACGAGGATCGCGCCAATGAATATCTTCAGGTTGGCTATGAGGTATTCGAACGCAACGATGCCGCCGGTTCTGATGCTGAAGTTTTTGCGCTGATTGCGCTCCAGCTTCGTGATTTGCCGGTGCGTGCGGCTACAGGAGATATCGGTATCCTGATGGCTGCGGTGGAGGGGCTCAACACCACCAGGCTGCGCAAGGCTGCGCTCATGCGCCACATCTGGCGGCCGCGCCGGTTCCGGGCGATGCTTGACCAGTTTGCTGGCCGCGTCCCTGTCGCCGAAAGCCGTCGCAAGCTGTTGTCGACCGAAGGCGTTCTGACCGGGCAAGTGCCTGCGATTGGCAAACGCCGCCCGGCGGAGGTGGATGCGCGCGTCGATGCATTGCGTGCGGATGCAGCCGCCCCGCCGATTGCAGAGAACGAGCTGGCCGCGCTTGAGGCGCTGATGGCGGTGCGGGAGACTATCCCCTATGCCTCGGAACAGCTGCGCGATATCGCCGTGGATCTGCCAGCGATCAACCCGGCGCTTGACCGGCTGGACGCCCGGACAGCCGCGATGAAAGCCCGAGGCATCGATGTGGACAGCCTTGATTTCGAAGCCTCCTACGGGCGGACATCAATGGAGTATTACGATGGTTTCGTGTTCGGGTTTTACGCCGATGCGCGACCCGATCTGCCGGTGATTGCCAGCGGCGGTCGCTATGACGCGCTGACACGGCAGCTGGGGCAGGGAGCAGAGATCCCCGCCGTCGGCGGCGTCGTTCGTCCTGATCTGATGCTGCTCTTGGAAGGGGCACAATCATGA
- the hemE gene encoding uroporphyrinogen decarboxylase — translation MAEQKKLLRALAGETQDVPPIWMMRQAGRYLPEYRATRAEAGDFLSLCYNPELATEVTLQPIRRYGFDAAILFADILLVPQALGADLWFVTGEGPRLSTVTTESDFAKLGPVSDIHETLNPIYETVRLLSAALPRETTLIGFAGAPWTVATYMIAGRGTPDQGPAHLLRQENNSLFEALLDRITEATIEYLSMQIKAGAEVVKIFDSWAGSLSGEAFEKYALAPCRQITAALKQRHPEIPVIGFPREAGEKYVGFARATGVDCVALDNSVDPEWAAANVQVDGCVQGNLASRHMVTGGQELIDDTHRIVKAFGKGPHIFNLGHGITPDADPDNVQRMIDAVRGS, via the coding sequence ATGGCCGAACAGAAGAAGCTGCTGCGCGCATTGGCGGGCGAGACACAGGATGTGCCGCCGATCTGGATGATGCGCCAGGCGGGCCGCTATTTGCCCGAGTACCGCGCCACCAGGGCTGAGGCCGGCGACTTTCTGTCGCTCTGCTATAATCCAGAACTGGCGACTGAGGTGACGCTGCAGCCGATCCGTCGCTACGGTTTCGATGCAGCGATTCTGTTTGCCGATATCCTCTTGGTGCCGCAGGCACTCGGGGCTGATCTTTGGTTCGTGACCGGCGAGGGGCCGCGCCTGTCGACGGTCACAACGGAGAGCGATTTTGCCAAGTTGGGACCGGTCAGCGACATCCATGAGACGCTGAACCCGATCTATGAAACCGTGCGGCTGCTCTCGGCTGCCTTGCCCCGCGAAACCACGCTGATCGGCTTTGCCGGAGCGCCCTGGACCGTCGCGACCTATATGATCGCGGGACGCGGCACGCCGGATCAGGGGCCTGCGCATCTGCTGCGTCAGGAAAACAATTCGCTGTTTGAGGCGCTGCTGGACCGTATCACTGAGGCGACGATCGAATATCTCTCGATGCAGATCAAAGCCGGTGCTGAAGTGGTCAAGATCTTTGACAGCTGGGCAGGATCGCTCAGTGGCGAGGCGTTTGAGAAATACGCATTGGCTCCCTGCCGCCAGATCACTGCCGCGCTGAAACAGCGCCATCCCGAAATTCCGGTGATCGGTTTCCCGCGTGAGGCGGGGGAAAAATATGTCGGTTTTGCCAGGGCGACGGGTGTCGATTGTGTGGCGCTTGATAACTCCGTTGACCCCGAATGGGCGGCGGCCAATGTGCAGGTTGACGGCTGTGTTCAGGGCAATCTTGCCTCGCGCCATATGGTGACGGGGGGGCAGGAGCTGATTGATGACACCCACCGTATCGTCAAAGCTTTCGGCAAGGGGCCGCATATCTTTAACCTCGGCCACGGGATCACCCCGGATGCCGATCCGGACAATGTGCAACGGATGATCGACGCGGTGCGCGGCAGCTGA
- the hisS gene encoding histidine--tRNA ligase, whose amino-acid sequence MAKVKKQPRPKAITPKGFRDYFGEEVSQRSEMLRAIAGVYHHYGFDALESSAVETVEALGKFLPDVDRPNEGVFAWQEYDESGNGDWMALRYDLTAPLARVYAQHRNDLPTPYRRYAMGPVWRNEKPGPGRYRQFYQCDADTVGTASMAADAEICAMLSDTLETVGIPRGDYLVRVNNRKVLNGVLEAMGLEAGDSKRDDVLRTIDKFDKVGEAGVRELLTKGRLDASGAFIDGVGLSDDQAAPVLAFLTSKGADAAKTLANLRAAIGGSAIGAEGVAELEQIGDLLAAGGYGADRIDIDPSVVRGLGYYTGPVYEAELTFEILDEKGRKRQFGSVSGGGRYDDLVKRFTGQEVPATGVSIGVDRLLAALREKGRIEAKTTGPVVVTVMDKARMADYQTMVAELRNAGIRAEVYLGNPKNFGNQLKYADKRNSPIAVIEGGEEKDRGVVQIKDLILGAQIAENATLEEWKERPSQFEVPRGDLVAKVREILAGQG is encoded by the coding sequence ATGGCCAAAGTCAAGAAACAGCCCCGCCCCAAGGCGATCACGCCGAAGGGCTTCCGTGACTATTTCGGCGAAGAGGTGAGCCAGCGCAGCGAGATGTTGCGGGCCATTGCGGGTGTCTATCATCATTACGGGTTTGATGCGCTGGAGTCTTCGGCGGTGGAAACAGTCGAGGCACTGGGCAAGTTTCTGCCCGATGTCGATCGCCCGAACGAGGGTGTCTTTGCCTGGCAGGAATATGACGAAAGCGGCAACGGCGACTGGATGGCGCTGCGCTACGACCTGACCGCTCCGCTGGCACGGGTCTATGCCCAGCACCGCAATGATCTGCCGACGCCTTACCGCCGCTATGCGATGGGGCCGGTCTGGCGCAACGAGAAACCGGGTCCGGGCCGCTATCGCCAGTTCTACCAGTGCGACGCGGATACCGTTGGAACCGCCTCCATGGCCGCCGATGCCGAGATCTGCGCGATGTTGTCCGACACGCTGGAAACCGTCGGCATTCCGCGCGGTGACTATCTGGTGCGTGTGAATAACCGCAAGGTGTTGAATGGCGTGCTTGAGGCGATGGGCCTTGAGGCGGGCGACAGCAAACGCGACGACGTGCTGCGCACCATCGACAAATTCGACAAGGTGGGCGAGGCTGGTGTCCGCGAGCTGCTGACCAAGGGGCGTCTTGATGCCTCCGGCGCCTTCATTGACGGGGTTGGCCTGTCGGATGACCAAGCGGCGCCGGTGCTGGCGTTCCTGACCTCCAAGGGCGCTGACGCCGCCAAGACCCTTGCCAACCTGCGCGCCGCCATTGGGGGTAGTGCGATTGGCGCGGAGGGGGTCGCCGAGCTGGAGCAGATCGGCGACCTGCTGGCCGCTGGTGGGTATGGCGCCGACCGCATCGATATCGACCCTTCGGTCGTGCGTGGCCTCGGCTATTATACCGGCCCGGTTTACGAGGCCGAACTCACCTTCGAGATTCTGGATGAGAAGGGCCGTAAACGGCAGTTCGGCTCGGTTTCGGGCGGTGGGCGTTACGACGATCTGGTGAAGCGCTTCACGGGTCAGGAAGTCCCGGCGACCGGCGTCTCCATCGGTGTTGACCGGCTCTTGGCCGCGCTGCGCGAGAAAGGCCGGATCGAGGCAAAGACCACCGGTCCCGTTGTGGTGACGGTGATGGATAAGGCGCGTATGGCGGATTACCAGACCATGGTGGCCGAGCTGCGCAATGCAGGCATCCGGGCTGAGGTCTATCTTGGCAATCCCAAGAACTTCGGCAACCAGCTGAAATACGCGGACAAGCGCAACTCGCCCATAGCGGTGATCGAAGGCGGTGAGGAAAAAGATCGCGGTGTGGTGCAGATCAAGGATTTGATCCTCGGCGCGCAGATTGCCGAGAACGCCACCCTCGAAGAGTGGAAAGAGCGTCCGAGCCAGTTTGAGGTGCCACGCGGTGATCTGGTCGCCAAGGTGCGCGAAATCCTTGCAGGGCAGGGCTGA
- a CDS encoding DMT family transporter, with the protein MNIKAALLALLAYAIFSTHDVVVKVLGADVSPIQLVFFSSLLSFPLLVLMLVKDATQGHLRPVHPWWMTARSATMAVIPASAFYAFSELPLAETYALLFATPLLITLLSIPILGERVGLPRLAAVVVGFIGVMVVLRPGATSFGLGHAAALFAALCAAFQSVVLRKISADERRVVLMIYPMLMTFAVMGLALPLVYVPMDGVTFSGIAVVALFGFCATLLTVSAYTIGEAAIVAPMQYSQIIWATIFSVVLFNEKVDLMTLVGAAIIIASGIFIVLREAFGGRSDNTPVLRTRTRGYTAGGTNVSLMLKRQSPEKPAE; encoded by the coding sequence ATGAACATAAAAGCCGCCCTGCTTGCTCTTTTGGCCTATGCGATATTTTCAACCCACGACGTGGTGGTAAAGGTGCTTGGCGCAGATGTGTCGCCGATTCAGCTGGTGTTCTTCAGCAGTCTTCTGTCATTTCCGCTGCTGGTACTGATGCTGGTCAAGGATGCAACCCAAGGCCACCTGCGACCGGTCCACCCCTGGTGGATGACGGCACGGTCGGCGACGATGGCGGTGATTCCGGCCAGCGCCTTTTATGCGTTTTCAGAGCTGCCGCTCGCCGAGACCTATGCCCTGCTATTTGCCACGCCGCTTCTGATTACACTGCTGTCGATCCCGATTCTGGGCGAACGTGTCGGCTTGCCACGGCTGGCGGCCGTTGTGGTCGGGTTCATCGGCGTAATGGTGGTTTTGCGCCCCGGTGCGACCAGCTTTGGCCTCGGTCATGCGGCGGCGCTCTTCGCCGCACTCTGTGCGGCCTTCCAATCGGTTGTACTGCGTAAAATCAGCGCCGACGAACGCCGGGTGGTATTGATGATCTACCCGATGCTGATGACCTTTGCGGTTATGGGCCTGGCTCTGCCGCTGGTCTACGTCCCCATGGATGGCGTGACCTTCAGCGGGATCGCGGTCGTCGCTCTGTTCGGGTTTTGCGCGACCCTGCTGACGGTCAGCGCCTATACCATTGGCGAGGCGGCGATTGTCGCCCCCATGCAATATTCACAGATCATCTGGGCAACGATATTCAGCGTGGTTCTGTTCAATGAAAAGGTCGACTTGATGACACTGGTCGGTGCCGCGATCATTATTGCCAGCGGTATTTTCATCGTGTTGCGCGAAGCGTTTGGCGGGCGTTCGGACAACACCCCGGTTCTGCGCACCCGGACCCGTGGGTACACGGCTGGCGGCACCAATGTGTCGCTCATGCTGAAACGGCAAAGCCCGGAGAAACCGGCGGAATAG
- a CDS encoding heavy metal translocating P-type ATPase, whose amino-acid sequence MARDAIEQLEWRVTGMDCGSCATKVRGAVERLPGVSGVEVAMMSERLRLELDPRQGSVMAVEKAVRGLGFGVTASSTAPAGTSAPCCGGVQHADAADAVVPPWYHSAKGQLLLVTGLLLALAWSIKLLASPTVGLWAFMLATLIGVAPVARRAFAMLRAGMPFTIEMLMSIAAIGALFIGAAEEAALVVFLFAVGEMLEGLAANKARDGIRALADLVPKTALLEGGDTLEEIAADRLREGQIVVVRPGDRVPADGEVINGISGVDESPVTGESVPSLKEPGSEVFAGSINTQAVLRVRVTRAAANNTISRIIRLVEEAESARAPTERFIDRFSRIYMPIIVGIALLVALVPPLVFAMDWDTWIYRALALLLIGCPCALVISVPAAIASALSSGARHGLLLKGGAVIEAAARTTEVAFDKTGTLTRGRPQVTDIVVVQGSEGSVLQLAAAVERESSHPLAEAIYARAVEAGVDIPPVQEAHAVPGKGASAKLGSVVITVGSPRFAAETGVMAQASMVQAAELEAEGKTVVALFSDEVLYGLIALRDEPREDAVEAMRALRQMGITATMLTGDNARTAAAIAGQLGIDHRAELMPQDKVAALQELTQRGQVMMVGDGINDAPALATAQVGVAMGSGTDVALETADAAILRNRVSDVIGIIRLSRATLTNIRQNVAVALGLKGVFLVTSVLGITGLWIAILADTGATVLVTLNALRLLSFRPSPTSKES is encoded by the coding sequence ATGGCTAGGGATGCGATTGAGCAGCTGGAGTGGCGGGTAACCGGAATGGACTGTGGGTCCTGCGCGACCAAGGTGCGTGGCGCGGTTGAGCGACTGCCGGGTGTCAGCGGCGTCGAGGTCGCCATGATGTCGGAGCGGCTGCGCCTGGAGCTTGATCCACGCCAAGGCTCGGTGATGGCCGTCGAGAAGGCGGTGCGCGGGCTGGGGTTTGGTGTCACGGCAAGCAGCACTGCACCAGCTGGCACCTCTGCGCCCTGCTGTGGCGGCGTACAGCACGCCGATGCCGCCGATGCAGTGGTCCCGCCTTGGTATCACAGTGCCAAGGGGCAATTACTGCTGGTGACGGGGCTGCTGTTGGCGCTGGCTTGGAGCATTAAGCTGCTGGCATCGCCTACGGTTGGTCTCTGGGCGTTCATGCTGGCGACCCTGATCGGAGTGGCTCCTGTGGCGCGGCGTGCCTTTGCGATGCTGCGGGCGGGGATGCCCTTTACCATTGAAATGCTGATGTCGATCGCAGCGATTGGCGCCCTGTTTATCGGTGCTGCCGAAGAGGCGGCACTGGTGGTGTTTCTCTTTGCCGTGGGTGAGATGCTCGAAGGCCTGGCTGCCAACAAGGCGCGGGATGGTATCCGGGCGCTTGCGGATTTGGTGCCAAAGACGGCGCTGCTTGAAGGTGGTGACACCCTGGAGGAGATCGCCGCAGATCGCCTGCGGGAGGGGCAGATTGTCGTGGTGCGCCCAGGTGACCGCGTGCCTGCGGATGGCGAAGTGATCAACGGTATCTCGGGCGTCGACGAAAGTCCGGTGACGGGCGAGAGCGTGCCCAGCCTCAAGGAACCGGGATCCGAAGTCTTTGCCGGATCAATCAACACCCAGGCGGTGCTGCGGGTGCGGGTGACCCGCGCCGCAGCCAACAACACCATTTCGCGGATTATCCGGCTGGTGGAAGAGGCAGAAAGCGCCCGTGCGCCGACAGAGCGTTTCATCGACCGCTTCAGCCGGATCTATATGCCGATCATCGTGGGTATCGCGCTGCTGGTCGCATTGGTGCCGCCGCTGGTCTTCGCGATGGATTGGGACACATGGATCTACCGCGCCCTTGCCCTGTTGTTGATCGGGTGTCCCTGTGCCCTGGTGATCAGCGTACCCGCCGCCATCGCTTCGGCGCTGTCGTCCGGTGCGCGCCATGGTCTGCTTCTGAAAGGGGGCGCAGTGATCGAGGCCGCCGCCCGCACCACCGAAGTTGCATTCGACAAGACAGGCACGCTGACCCGTGGGCGACCTCAGGTCACGGATATCGTTGTGGTTCAGGGCAGTGAGGGCAGCGTTCTGCAACTCGCCGCAGCGGTCGAGCGGGAGTCGAGCCACCCTCTGGCCGAGGCGATCTATGCTCGAGCTGTCGAAGCCGGGGTAGATATTCCGCCGGTGCAGGAAGCCCACGCGGTGCCGGGGAAGGGGGCCTCTGCCAAGCTCGGGTCGGTTGTCATCACCGTCGGATCGCCGCGCTTTGCCGCAGAAACAGGTGTGATGGCGCAGGCTTCCATGGTGCAGGCTGCCGAGCTTGAAGCCGAGGGGAAGACCGTTGTCGCCCTGTTCAGCGACGAGGTTCTATATGGATTGATCGCGCTCAGGGACGAGCCGCGCGAAGATGCGGTGGAAGCGATGCGCGCGCTCCGACAGATGGGGATCACCGCAACGATGCTGACAGGGGACAATGCCCGCACGGCAGCCGCCATCGCCGGCCAGCTGGGGATTGATCACCGTGCAGAGCTGATGCCGCAGGACAAGGTAGCGGCCCTGCAAGAGCTGACACAGCGCGGTCAGGTCATGATGGTCGGCGATGGGATCAATGATGCGCCCGCGCTTGCGACAGCGCAGGTTGGTGTCGCGATGGGGTCTGGCACGGATGTGGCCCTTGAGACCGCAGATGCCGCGATCCTGCGCAACCGGGTCAGCGATGTGATCGGCATTATTCGCCTGTCGCGCGCCACTTTGACGAATATTCGCCAGAACGTTGCCGTGGCACTGGGGCTGAAAGGCGTGTTTCTCGTGACATCGGTTCTGGGGATCACGGGCCTGTGGATCGCGATTCTGGCCGACACTGGCGCCACGGTCCTGGTGACGCTTAATGCGCTGCGGCTGCTGTCTTTCAGACCCTCGCCAACGTCGAAGGAGAGCTAA
- the hemC gene encoding hydroxymethylbilane synthase produces the protein MTQIDLPSPASPLKIGTRGSPLALAQAHETRARLMAAFDLPQDAFDIVVIKTSGDNQALIAADKPLKTLGGKGLFTKEIEEDLLSGAIDIAVHSMKDMPVAQPAGLLLDTYLPREDVRDAFICANVSSIAELREGAVVGTSSLRRRAQLLHRRPDLKVVEFRGNVQTRLTKLRDGVAECTFLAMAGLNRLGADQVPATAIPPEDMLPAVAQGAIGIERRQGDSRIGDMLAALHDRETGLRLTAERAFLAALDGSCETPIAGLATLEGNSLRLRGEVLRPDGSEAINDDQTCALEDGAELGREMAAKLLAQAGAGFFDWKHQDRQ, from the coding sequence ATGACACAGATCGATCTCCCCTCCCCCGCTTCGCCCCTGAAAATCGGCACCCGCGGTTCGCCTTTGGCGCTGGCCCAGGCCCATGAAACCCGCGCCCGGCTCATGGCCGCCTTCGATCTGCCACAGGACGCATTCGACATTGTCGTGATCAAGACCAGCGGTGACAATCAGGCGCTGATCGCGGCAGATAAACCGCTGAAGACATTGGGTGGCAAGGGGCTGTTCACGAAGGAGATCGAAGAGGACCTGCTGTCCGGTGCCATCGACATTGCAGTGCATTCCATGAAGGACATGCCCGTAGCGCAGCCTGCGGGGTTGCTGCTGGACACCTATCTGCCGCGTGAAGACGTGCGTGATGCTTTCATCTGCGCCAATGTCTCATCCATCGCGGAGCTGCGCGAAGGCGCCGTTGTCGGCACCTCCTCACTGCGGCGGCGCGCACAGCTTCTGCATCGGCGTCCCGATCTCAAGGTCGTGGAATTTCGTGGCAATGTGCAGACACGGCTGACCAAACTGCGCGATGGTGTGGCCGAATGCACCTTTCTGGCGATGGCCGGGCTCAACCGTCTTGGCGCCGATCAGGTTCCGGCAACCGCCATCCCCCCAGAAGACATGCTGCCCGCCGTCGCCCAAGGTGCCATTGGCATTGAGCGCCGGCAGGGCGACAGCCGTATCGGAGATATGCTGGCAGCTCTGCATGACCGCGAGACCGGGCTGCGCCTGACCGCCGAGCGCGCATTTCTTGCCGCGCTGGATGGCTCTTGCGAGACCCCGATCGCTGGTCTTGCGACGTTGGAGGGCAACAGCCTGAGGCTGCGCGGCGAAGTCCTGCGCCCTGACGGATCGGAAGCGATCAATGACGATCAGACCTGTGCGCTCGAAGATGGTGCGGAGCTGGGCCGCGAGATGGCCGCGAAACTTCTGGCGCAGGCCGGAGCGGGCTTTTTCGACTGGAAGCACCAGGATCGGCAGTAG
- the hisG gene encoding ATP phosphoribosyltransferase, with product MSLKLGVPSKGRLMEKTFEWFAKRGIILSRTGSDREYAGAVDGIDGIDLVLLSAGEMPRELAAGRIHLGVTGTDLVQEKLPLWEQQVEEIAGLGFGHADLILAVPQIWVDVETIDDLDAVAAAFRAKHGHRLRIATKYHRLVREFLMDAGVADYQLVDSQGATEGTVKNETAEMVADITSTGETLRANHLKLMSDGLILRSQATLWRSRVAKYSAGEKASLSELLKRLHG from the coding sequence ATGAGCCTGAAGCTTGGTGTGCCGTCCAAGGGACGGCTGATGGAAAAGACCTTCGAATGGTTTGCCAAACGCGGTATCATCCTGTCGCGTACCGGGTCGGATCGTGAATATGCCGGTGCGGTTGATGGGATCGACGGCATTGATCTGGTGCTGCTGTCTGCCGGTGAGATGCCGCGCGAACTCGCAGCGGGGCGGATTCACCTGGGCGTCACCGGTACTGATCTGGTGCAGGAAAAACTACCGCTCTGGGAACAGCAGGTCGAAGAGATTGCAGGCCTCGGCTTTGGTCACGCTGACCTGATCCTTGCTGTGCCGCAGATCTGGGTGGATGTCGAGACCATCGACGATCTGGACGCGGTCGCAGCGGCGTTTCGGGCCAAACACGGCCATCGGTTGCGGATCGCCACGAAATACCATCGCCTGGTACGGGAATTCCTGATGGATGCCGGTGTCGCGGACTATCAGCTGGTTGATAGCCAGGGCGCGACCGAAGGGACCGTCAAGAACGAGACCGCCGAAATGGTCGCAGACATCACATCAACTGGGGAGACCCTGCGGGCAAACCATCTGAAGCTGATGTCCGACGGGCTGATCCTGCGGTCGCAGGCAACACTTTGGCGCAGCCGCGTGGCGAAATACAGCGCTGGTGAAAAAGCGTCTCTGAGCGAGCTTCTGAAACGTCTGCACGGTTGA
- a CDS encoding CaiB/BaiF CoA transferase family protein, whose product MLTGIRVIEIEGLGPAPFAAMMLADLGADVICVHRKAEGAGLMPAHPIIDRGKRSITLDLKSPADVETLLHLVETADALVEGFRPGVMERLGLGPITCHARNPDLIYGRMTGWGQDSPLAETAGHDLNYIALSGALWYDATPGTPPQPPATLVGDIGGGALYLVAGILAALVRRETRHGDTPAGCVVDAAIYDGSAHMMNLLMTLQQAGQFSSLRGKSLLDGPHWSRCYVCADGGYISVQCLEPQFYAEFLSRLDLSEDAQFARQHDKSLWPVLGARLAGIFAAQPRDHWDRLFKGSDACVAPVLSPIEAEAHPMNQRRTWVTAENGLQAAAAPRFSGQDSWEVPPAPARGQHNSEILAKLRQRQR is encoded by the coding sequence ATGCTGACAGGAATTCGTGTAATCGAGATCGAAGGGCTGGGCCCTGCGCCCTTCGCCGCGATGATGCTGGCGGATCTGGGTGCGGATGTCATATGCGTTCACCGCAAAGCCGAGGGTGCGGGTTTGATGCCTGCACATCCGATCATTGATCGCGGCAAACGCTCCATCACGCTGGATCTGAAATCGCCGGCTGACGTCGAAACGCTGCTGCATCTCGTCGAGACTGCCGATGCGCTGGTCGAGGGCTTTCGACCCGGTGTTATGGAGCGGCTGGGGCTGGGGCCGATCACATGTCACGCCCGCAACCCCGACCTCATTTATGGGCGTATGACCGGATGGGGGCAGGATAGCCCTTTGGCCGAAACCGCCGGTCACGACCTAAACTATATCGCGCTGTCCGGGGCGCTTTGGTATGATGCAACGCCCGGCACCCCTCCCCAGCCACCGGCGACTTTGGTGGGCGATATCGGCGGTGGCGCGCTTTATCTGGTCGCGGGTATTCTGGCAGCGCTGGTAAGGCGCGAAACCCGTCACGGCGACACGCCAGCCGGATGCGTCGTCGATGCCGCGATCTACGATGGCTCGGCCCATATGATGAACCTGTTGATGACATTGCAGCAGGCCGGACAGTTCAGCAGCCTGCGTGGGAAAAGCCTGCTGGATGGGCCGCATTGGAGCCGCTGTTATGTCTGCGCCGATGGCGGGTACATCAGCGTGCAATGTCTGGAACCACAGTTTTACGCCGAGTTTCTGTCGCGCCTCGATCTGAGCGAGGATGCCCAATTCGCCCGGCAGCACGACAAAAGCCTCTGGCCGGTGCTGGGCGCAAGGCTGGCCGGTATCTTTGCCGCGCAGCCGCGCGACCACTGGGACAGGCTATTCAAGGGCAGCGACGCCTGCGTGGCACCGGTATTGTCACCCATCGAGGCAGAGGCACATCCGATGAACCAGCGCAGGACCTGGGTAACAGCTGAGAATGGCCTCCAGGCCGCTGCGGCGCCACGGTTCTCTGGTCAGGACAGCTGGGAGGTCCCACCGGCCCCGGCACGTGGCCAGCACAATTCCGAGATACTGGCGAAGCTGAGGCAACGGCAGCGCTAG